Proteins found in one Oreochromis niloticus isolate F11D_XX linkage group LG22, O_niloticus_UMD_NMBU, whole genome shotgun sequence genomic segment:
- the LOC109196674 gene encoding kelch-like protein 10 gives MSEESQPPYKSSSVYNELRLEGQFCDAIIKVEDVEFPVHKIILCNCTPYFRALFTQCSDPDKQVFNIPGLSPQMMPLIIDFAYTGSVSITEKNAVELLMAAHQLNAMDIVKLCCDFLGEQLCPENCVGIWQFTKVCLLPELRAKAYHYIINNFEQVVLEEEFLQLTVEEVADILDREDLNVQLEITVYEALIKWISHVPAEREQHLTALLSKVRLGLMTLDYLTDNVLSSELVGTNSECQSMIRNAIADIHGLGNRPFMSGLCHPLARPRLPNSILLAIGGWSGGDPTNGIEAYDYRANCWVNVTNNLERPRAYHGAAFLNGYVYSVGGFDRVEHFNSVRRFDLTTRTWNEVAPMHSRRCYVSVTVLNGFIYALGGYDGHVRLSSAERYQPEINQWSLIAPMHEQRSDASCTTLYSRIYICGGFNGNECLQTAEYFNPETNQWTMISPMNSRRSGIGVIAYADHVFAVGGFDGNNRLRTAEAYNPHSNTWNLVSSMLTPRSNFGIEVIDDRLFAVGGFNGFTTTFNVEYYDALTNEWYEACDMEIFRSALSCCVVSGLSNLTEYTLPRDILPLANVPEEEMESAESM, from the exons ATGAGTGAAGAAAGCCAGCCGCCATACAAGTCGAGCTCAGTGTATAATGAACTCCGTTTGGAGGGACAATTTTGTGATGCAATCATCAAAGTGGAGGATGTTGAATTTCCGGTCCACAAGATCATCCTGTGTAACTGCACCCCGTACTTCAG GGCTCTTTTCACCCAATGCAGCGACCCAGACAAACAGGTCTTCAACATACCTGGCTTGTCTCCTCAGATGATGCCACTCATCATTGACTTTGCATACACTGGCTCTGTTTCCATAACAGAGAAAAATGCAGTGGAACTTCTCATGGCAGCTCATCAACTCAATGCAATGGACATTGTGAAACTCTGCTGTGACTTCCTCGGGGAGCAACTGTGCCCAGAGAACTGTGTTGGCATTTGGCAGTTCACAAAAGTATGCTTATTACCCGAACTACGCGCCAAGGCCTACCACTACATCATCAATAACTTTGAGCAGGTTGTTCTTGAGGAGGAGTTCCTGCAGCTAACTGTGGAGGAAGTTGCTGATATCCTTGATAGAGAGGACCTCAATGTGCAGTTGGAGATCACCGTGTATGAAGCGCTTATAAAGTGGATTAGCCATGTACCTGCAGAACGGGAACAACACCTCACCGCTCTGTTGTCCAAG GTCCGACTGGGACTGATGACTTTAGACTACCTAACGGACAATGTGCTGTCCAGTGAGCTGGTGGGGACCAATTCTGAGTGCCAGTCCATGATACGTAATGCCATCGCAGACATACATGGTCTAGGAAACAGACCCTTCATGTCTGGCTTGTGTCACCCTCTTGCTCGTCCCCGCCTGCCTAATTCCATCCTGCTGGCCATTGGGGGGTGGAGTGGTGGTGATCCAACTAACGGCATCGAGGCCTACGATTACCGGGCTAACTGCTGGGTCAACGTAACGAACAACCTTGAGCGTCCTCGTGCTTATCATGGAGCCGCCTTCCTCAATGGGTACGTCTACTCCGTTGGTGGCTTCGACAGGGTGGAGCATTTCAACAGCGTCCGTAGGTTTGACCTGACCACTCGCACCTGGAATGAGGTGGCACCCATGCACTCCCGCCGCTGCTATGTGAGCGTGACTGTGTTGAACGGGTTCATCTATGCCCTGGGAGGCTACGACGGGCATGTACGACTCAGCAGTGCAGAGCGCTATCAACCTGAAATCAACCAGTGGAGTCTTATTGCACCGATGCACGAACAGAGGAGCGACGCCAGCTGCACAACACTTTACAGCCGG atTTACATTTGTGGTGGATTCAATGGCAACGAGTGTCTGCAGACAGCTGAATATTTCAACCCAGAGACCAACCAGTGGACGATGATCAGCCCCATGAACAGCCGCCGCAGCGGGATAGGTGTCATTGCATATGCGGATCATGTCTTTGCA GTTGGTGGCTTCGATGGAAACAACCGTCTGCGCACCGCTGAGGCTTACAACCCACATTCCAATACGTGGAACCTCGTGTCCTCTATGCTGACCCCCCGCAGTAACTTTGGCATTGAGGTAATCGACGATCGCCTCTTTGCCGTCGGGGGTTTCAACGGCTTCACCACCACTTTCAACGTCGAGTACTACGACGCTTTAACCAACGAGTGGTATGAGGCGTGCGACATGGAGATTTTCCGCAGCGCCTTGAGCTGCTGTGTGGTGTCCGGACTTTCCAACCTGACTGAGTACACCTTACCTCGTGACATCCTGCCACTTGCAAATGTGCCAGAAGAAGAAATGGAGTCAGCGGAGTCCATGTAA